The following proteins come from a genomic window of Nicotiana tomentosiformis chromosome 12, ASM39032v3, whole genome shotgun sequence:
- the LOC138902688 gene encoding uncharacterized protein, whose protein sequence is MGIMESSGVAFTMFQLKGAAYQWVVWPRQLHSPGISFSEMFMREFVPQSLRDAWRVEFEQLRQGSMTVSEYAVQFSDLSRHAPPLAATVRERVRRFIDWAQP, encoded by the coding sequence atgggtattatggagtcgagtggggttgctttcactatgttccagcttaagggagcagcTTATCAGTGGGTAGTctggccgaggcagcttcactcacccgGGATCAGTTTCTCAGAGATGTttatgagggagtttgttccccagagtcttagggatgcatggcgtgtagagtttgagcagttgcgccagggttctatgaccgtatcGGAGTATGCAGTTCAGTTCAGTGATCTGTCCAGGCATGCACCACCCTTGGCTGCTACTGTCAGAGAACGAGTTCGTCGATTTATCGATTGGGCTCAACCCTAG
- the LOC104093993 gene encoding uncharacterized protein has translation MGPMVLATGLSVLAGAALVKLMDEKTMMGSGQFPRCSSCNGTGRVSCMCSRWSDGDLGCRTCAGSGRMACSSCGGSGTGRPIPVQISVRPPNRSI, from the coding sequence ATGGGTCCAATGGTATTAGCCACTGGTCTGAGTGTATTGGCCGGTGCAGCTTTGGTGAAATTGATGGACGAGAAGACCATGATGGGTTCGGGTCAGTTCCCTCGTTGCTCCAGTTGTAATGGCACGGGTCGGGTTTCTTGCATGTGCTCTCGCTGGTCAGATGGTGATCTGGGTTGTCGGACCTGTGCCGGGTCGGGTCGAATGGCTTGCAGCAGTTGTGGAGGTTCAGGTACGGGTCGTCCaattccggtccaaatctccgtTCGTCCTCCCAACCGCTCAATTTAG